In the genome of Alistipes sp. ZOR0009, the window CGTGGCCGCCAGCTTAACCGACGAGGCCTCGCTCCTACCGCTTAGCGGTATCGTTAGCCAAACGGGACAGGGCATCAGCGCGCAGCATCAGGCAGCCACCTACTGGATTGGCAACACCGCCCTAATGCAGGCACAGGGCGCCAACGCCACCGCCGCATTATCCCATGTTGATGAGTGGAGCAGCAACGCCTACACGGTGGTTTACTTTGGTAGAGGCAGCGAGCTGCTGGCGGTGCTGGCTATTGCCGACCAGATAAAGGAGAGCTCCGCCGCAGCCATAGCCCAGCTGCAGCAAATGGGCATCGAGGTGCTCATGCTTACGGGAGACAACCGCCAAACGGCCGCAGCCGTAGCCCATCAGGTGGGCATAGCGCGCTACCAGGCCGAAGCGCTGCCATCGGACAAGGCCTCCTTTATTAAGGAGCTACAGCAGCAAGGTAAGGTGGTGGGCATGGTGGGCGACGGCATAAACGACAGCGAGGCGCTGGCCCTTGCCAACGTAAGCATTGCCATGGGGCGCGGCAGCGACATTGCCATCGACGTGGCCATGATGACCCTTATAAGCAACGATCTCCGCAAGATACCCGCCGCCATAACGCTTAGCCGCAAAACGGTGGCGGCCATCCGCCAAAACCTATTCTGGGCGTTTATATACAACCTAATAGGAATACCCGTTGCCGCAGGCGCGCTGTACGCCGTTAGCGGGTTTATGCTAAACCCCATGATTGCCGGAGCCGCAATGGCCCTTAGCAGCGTTAGCGTGGTAAGCAACAGCCTACGCCTAAAGCGGATTAAGTTTGATGTGTGATGTGAGATATGAGATATGCGATATGAGATATGAGATATGAGATATGAGATGTGAGATGTGCGATGTGAGATTTGAGATGTGAGATGTGAGATATGCGATACTCTATACTCAATACTCAATACTCAATACTCAATACTCAATACCCAATACTCTGTACTCTGTACTCAATACTCGATACCCAATACTCGACTAAGTAACCATAAAATAGAATACCATGGAAAGAGTTTTTAAGACCAGCATGAGCTGCGGCGGTTGCGTAGCCAAGGCCACCGCCACCCTTAACGCCCTTGTAGGCGAAGGCAGCTGGAAGGTGGACACCACCTCGCCCGATAAGCTGCTTACCGTTACCAACGACGCCGTTACCGCCAACCAGCTTACCGACGCGCTAAAGAAGATTGGCTTTAAGGCCGAAGAGCTAGGCTAGCCCAACCGCACACAAAAAACAAGCCGCAGCTGGTAAACCCGCTGCGGCTTTTGTGTTTTATGGAATAATGTTCCCTGCTAAATGTTGGCGCCGACCTACCTGTAGAGGTTTTAAGACAGGTATTTTAAACAAACGAAGGAGCCTATATTAATGCTTAATAATTAAATCTGCAGCCAGATTATTAGCTAATCACCGCAAATAAAGTACCCAATTTACACCAAGAGTCTCCAACCTTTTTATAAACATAAAAACAACCATAGGAATCCATTGGACTTGAGAAAGAACCATGATAAAACAGACAAATGGTCCCTTTACGCAGAAATATGGGATGAGAGAAGGAGTGAATTTCCCCACCAAAAACATCAAGAGGCATTTGATCCTGTGCCATCTTTTTATACAGCACAGTTAGCGTATCCTCGGGCACTAGCCTACCTTTTTCTATGACACGATCATGCCAACTAATTTTTTGTAGGCTATCAATAGCTGAAAGTGCAACCGAAAAGTCCTTGCACTGGAGGCCAAATGGGGTTTCTTCTGCCGAATTATCGGCTGCAATGTGTCTTTTTAAAGACTCCTTCATGTTTTGTAATTCACCAGCAGATAAGTTTGATGAATAGTAAAATGTATCAATCTTTGGACGGTATTGCTCAAAAAAGAAATTGAGAAAATCTTGCTCCTGCTCAGTTGCTTGTGCGTTAGAAAAAAGGGCAGCCGTTAGCATGCTAAATAAAAGAATAACCTTACTGATAGAATATTTCATAACACGTTATATCTAACATTTTACAACTACAACGTTTTGCCAGCCTATCCAACAACCGCCTGTAGGCTTCCGCCCTCTCCCGTTCAACGACGGTCTAAGACCGCTACTTAAATTCGACATAGCCGCAGACGATACCAAGCATTGCTCTTCGAATATGCTTCGGCGAGCGGGGACTATTCTGTAAAAACATCACTTCTCATGTGTTTACAAAGTACGTATCAATTTCAGGTCGGTGAAAATCTACGATCCAGTCATTTCGCTTATCATAGAGATGTTTTATTTTCTCTGCCTTGTTGCTCCAAACAAAACAGCCTCTATCGTCATACATGTAGAAGCCTCTGTCTGTTTTAGGATCTAAGAAATAAACATCTTGACATATAGCCGGCTCATAGCCCATTTCGTTATTTGCAATTCCATTTAGTATTTTCTCGGCTTGAATATCCTTTACCTTTAACTTTCCAACAATAACTCTTGCGTCTACTTTGTCGCAAGTATAACTTCCATCTTCATGTTCAGTCAGCATTTGAGTTTCTACTTGTTCCGTTTTATCATAAAATGGTTCAAGCAGATTAGGTGTAAGAAGATTCAGCAAAAAGTCATTTTTCTTATTGAAAAGCCCTCCTTCATACTCATAGATAAGAATCCATATTTCAACTTCAGAATTATCAAATGTCTCATAAAACAATGTAGCTGCTCGAAGTGTCGACTGTGTAACTCTTTTGTGTAAATGATTTTTATAATTAAGCTTATCAACTTTCGTCATTCGCCGTCTATCCTTCCACCATTCAATTTCGACGCCATTTCTTACTATTTTGAACATTTCGTCGCCGCCAAGTTCAAAACGAATATGAACGTCTCCAAATATGGAATGAGGTGTTCCAATCTTCGAGCCTGAATAAGCTATATCCAAATATGTTTGGAGTTCGTTTCTCAATTTTATTGTCGTCGTTATGTTTATTACGCAGTATCCTTTTTTGCACTACATTTTGCCAGCCTATCCAACAACCGCCTGTAGGCTTCCTCCCTCTCCCGTACAACGGCTGTCTAAGATCGCTACTTAAGTTCGTCATAGCCGCAGACGATGCCGAGCATTGCTCTTCGAATATGCTTCGGCTAACGGGGAACAACAAGCGTTGCGGAAACAAAACACCCGCAAACCTATGAACACCAACAATCTTATCCCGATTAGTTTGTGGCTTTTTTAACTCAAAAACCTATCGATTTTATCAATTAGCTCTTGCAGTTTGAGAAATCGATACTTTGTATTTAAATATATGTTACAATAGTCCAAACATTCAACAGTCCGTTCAACTTTGTCTTTGCTTTTATTGTATGTTTTATTTACTAATTGATATATAGTTCTTAAATCTTCCGCCGCAGCGTTGCTCCTTGTAGTTAAATCGTCCGTTTGGGGGTTAAACCCTATAGATGTTATTTGTCCAGAATTTAAAGTTAAGGAAGCATCAATATGTGAATAATGATTACACTCAGCGATGAACCAATCTTCAATTTCTCTTATTGCGATAACAATACTGGTATCATTGGGTAGTGCAGGTGTAATTCTTCTGCCTTTTCTAATTGTTCCATTAATAAGTTCGTCTTCAAACCTTGTTATATCAGTTAATGGATACAAATCTCTTAGCCCAATGACTTCACTATAGCCTTGGGCTAAGAGAGAAGATGCATCTTCAATAATCCTCGGTTTTACACCTCCATCTCCCATGCAATCAAATATTAATGCAAAATGTTGTGGATTTTGAGGGTTTGCTGTTGATTTT includes:
- a CDS encoding heavy-metal-associated domain-containing protein — translated: MERVFKTSMSCGGCVAKATATLNALVGEGSWKVDTTSPDKLLTVTNDAVTANQLTDALKKIGFKAEELG
- a CDS encoding DUF3885 domain-containing protein; amino-acid sequence: MRNELQTYLDIAYSGSKIGTPHSIFGDVHIRFELGGDEMFKIVRNGVEIEWWKDRRRMTKVDKLNYKNHLHKRVTQSTLRAATLFYETFDNSEVEIWILIYEYEGGLFNKKNDFLLNLLTPNLLEPFYDKTEQVETQMLTEHEDGSYTCDKVDARVIVGKLKVKDIQAEKILNGIANNEMGYEPAICQDVYFLDPKTDRGFYMYDDRGCFVWSNKAEKIKHLYDKRNDWIVDFHRPEIDTYFVNT
- a CDS encoding DUF4276 family protein; translation: MKKIAFYVEGQTEQFFINKLLIEIAGQKNIQIELQQFQGIGKAKRTIYPKSTANPQNPQHFALIFDCMGDGGVKPRIIEDASSLLAQGYSEVIGLRDLYPLTDITRFEDELINGTIRKGRRITPALPNDTSIVIAIREIEDWFIAECNHYSHIDASLTLNSGQITSIGFNPQTDDLTTRSNAAAEDLRTIYQLVNKTYNKSKDKVERTVECLDYCNIYLNTKYRFLKLQELIDKIDRFLS